One Hemibagrus wyckioides isolate EC202008001 linkage group LG07, SWU_Hwy_1.0, whole genome shotgun sequence DNA segment encodes these proteins:
- the opn4.1 gene encoding melanopsin-like yields the protein MNLHSTQSVYLCHPGDSNCTAMFKESLSAENYKMQHEPSHGPTPIIHNDFSHLFPTVDVPDHAHYILGTVILMVGITGVIGNALVIYVFCRSRPLRTPGNMLVVNLAVSDFFMSLTQSPVFFVASLHRRWVFGELACELYAFCGGLFGICSMMTLTAIAVDRCLAITRPLALLGQVNQGRTGTVLTLLWLYALGWSLPPFFGWSAYVPEGLQTSCSWDYMSFTPSVRTYTILLFIFVFFMPLSIIAACYLAIFRAIRKTRREVRRLDSGETHKVLECIKTEWKMAKVALLVILLFVISWSPYSVVALTATAGYAHVLTPYMNSIPAVIAKASAIHNPIIYAITHPKYRLAIVRYVPLFRLILCVGMNKHSSSISTSGASSHQTALTSQHALGVRIGKATRANCRWGKTRLSSASDTESCWTDSEADGSSANSLPFARRVSTEISSDTAIPPEQPGMSTGIGQKMVKADRVSSIPVPSIILEPEGGVLSDGKTFLLSGN from the coding sequence ATGAACCTCCATTCAACTCAAAGTGTGTATCTCTGCCACCCGGGGGACTCTAACTGCACGGCTATGTTTAAAGAGTCTCTGAGTGCTGAGAACTACAAGATGCAGCACGAACCGTCCCATGGGCCAACCCCCATCATCCACAACGATTTTTCACACCTGTTTCCCACCGTGGATGTCCCGGATCATGCTCACTACATTCTCGGGACGGTCATCCTCATGGTGGGGATCACAGGAGTAATAGGAAACGCTCTGGTCATTTACGTGTTCTGTCGCAGCCGTCCACTACGTACACCAGGGAACATGTTGGTAGTCAACTTGGCTGTGTCTGACTTTTTCATGTCACTCACACAGTCGCCTGTGTTTTTTGTGGCCAGTCTGCACAGGCGTTGGGTGTTTGGTGAGCTTGCATGTGAACTGTATGCCTTCTGTGGTGGACTTTTTGGGATCTGTTCCATGATGACTCTAACAGCTATAGCTGTCGACCGCTGCCTCGCCATAACCCGGCCTCTTGCTTTGCTGGGTCAGGTCAATCAAGGCAGGACTGGTACAGTGCTCACCCTGCTATGGCTCTATGCTCTGGGCTGGAGTCTACCTCCTTTCTTCGGCTGGAGCGCATATGTTCCAGAGGGTCTGCAGACCTCCTGCTCTTGGGACTACATGTCGTTCACGCCGTCGGTGCGCACCTACACCATTCTTTTGTTCATATTTGTCTTCTTCATGCCTCTGAGCATCATTGCTGCCTGTTACCTGGCCATCTTCCGAGCCATTCGAAAAACCCGCAGAGAGGTACGACGGCTTGACTCCGGTGAGACGCATAAGGTGCTCGAATGCATCAAGACTGAATGGAAGATGGCTAAAGTGGCCCTCTTGGTTATCTTACTATTTGTGATTTCCTGGTCGCCGTACTCCGTGGTAGCTCTCACAGCAACAGCTGGCTATGCTCATGTCCTTACACCTTATATGAACTCCATCCCTGCGGTGATCGCCAAAGCTTCTGCCATCCACAACCCCATAATCTATGCTAttacacaccctaaataccgaCTAGCCATTGTGCGTTATGTTCCTCTTTTCCGCCTTATCCTGTGTGTTGGAATGAATAAGCACTCGTCCTCCATCTCTACCAGTGGCGCCTCTTCTCATCAGACAGCTCTAACCAGCCAGCATGCCCTTGGTGTCCGGATTGGCAAAGCCACACGTGCTAACTGCCGCTGGGGGAAGACACGGCTATCCTCGGCTTCTGACACTGAGTCCTGCTGGACAGACAGTGAGGCTGATGGCTCCAGTGCCAACTCGCTGCCTTTTGCCAGACGTGTGTCTACAGAGATCTCTTCAGACACTGCCATTCCTCCAGAGCAGCCTGGCATGAGCACAGGAATTGGGCAGAAAATGGTGAAGGCTGACAGAGTTAGCAGCATACCTGTGCCCTCCATTATTCTGGAACCAGAAGGAGGAGTGCTTTCTGATGGGAAAACCTTTCTCCTATCAGGTAACTGA